A window of the Streptomyces sp. JB150 genome harbors these coding sequences:
- a CDS encoding PhzF family phenazine biosynthesis protein, with protein sequence MTPDILFLRVFCDTNGNYGNVLGVVRDGRAFPDEQSRQALARELGLSETVFIDDAHRGIVDIYTPGVRLPFAGYPLVGVAWLLGLERLELPVGCIPVRHADGFPWISARAEWVPPRTLRQYGSTQEVDALAVPEPGEWVYAWAWQDEAAGRVRARGFPGRGDGIHEDEATGAAALLLADRLGRAVAVTQGRGSQIMAAPGSDGTTHIGGRVCAVEKPAC encoded by the coding sequence GTGACCCCTGACATTCTCTTTCTCCGCGTCTTCTGCGACACGAACGGCAACTACGGCAATGTCCTGGGCGTAGTGCGCGACGGCCGTGCCTTCCCCGACGAGCAGTCCAGACAGGCCCTGGCCCGGGAACTGGGGCTCAGCGAAACCGTATTCATAGACGACGCCCACCGGGGCATCGTGGACATCTACACGCCAGGGGTGCGCCTTCCGTTTGCCGGGTACCCGCTCGTCGGCGTGGCCTGGCTCCTCGGTCTGGAGAGGCTGGAGCTTCCTGTGGGGTGCATCCCCGTCCGCCATGCCGACGGATTCCCGTGGATCAGTGCGCGAGCAGAGTGGGTGCCGCCGCGCACGCTGCGGCAGTACGGCAGCACGCAGGAGGTCGATGCGCTAGCGGTGCCGGAACCGGGAGAGTGGGTGTACGCCTGGGCCTGGCAGGACGAGGCCGCCGGCCGAGTCCGGGCCCGGGGATTCCCAGGCCGTGGCGACGGCATTCACGAGGACGAAGCGACCGGCGCGGCAGCGCTCCTGCTCGCCGACCGGTTGGGGCGGGCTGTTGCGGTCACCCAAGGCAGAGGGTCGCAGATCATGGCGGCCCCCGGCTCTGACGGGACGACGCACATCGGCGGACGGGTCTGCGCCGTTGAGAAGCCTGCGTGCTGA